One stretch of Prinia subflava isolate CZ2003 ecotype Zambia chromosome 7, Cam_Psub_1.2, whole genome shotgun sequence DNA includes these proteins:
- the GRPEL1 gene encoding grpE protein homolog 1, mitochondrial translates to MAAVAQCVRGALRPRLPLLSVALRTSPRLLCAATQQKNTGQNLEEDQSQSQNEQKGEPSSAEKLLAEEKAKLEEQLKEVTEKYKRALADAENVRQRSQKLVEEAKLYGIQSFCKDLLEVADILEKATESVPKEELKDDNPHLKSLYEGLVMTEVQIQKVFKKHGLLRLNPVGAKFDPYEHEALFHTPAEGRAPGTVALVSKIGYKLHGRTLRPALVGVVKEA, encoded by the exons ATGGCGGCCGTGGCCCAGTGCGTGCGGGGTGCGCTGCGCCCGCGCCTACCGCTGCTGAGCGTCGCGCTGAG AACATCTCCGCGACTGCTTTGTGCAgcaacacagcagaaaaatacgGGCCAGAACTTGGAAGAGGACCAGAGTCAGAGCCAAAACGAGCAGAAGGGGGAACCTAGCTCTGCTGAAAAACTGCTAGCTGAAGAAAAGGCCAAACTGGAAGAACAACTGAAAGAAGTCACT gagAAGTACAAGCGTGCCTTGGCAGATGCAGAAAACGTGAGGCAAAGGAGCCAGAAACTGGTAGAAGAGGCAAAGTTATACG GGATCCAGAGCTTCTGTAAGGACTTACTAGAAGTCGCGGACATTCTGGAGAAAGCAACAGAAAGCGTTCCAAAAGAAGAACTCAAGGACGACAACCCTCACTTGAAGAGCTTGTACGAAGGCCTCGTCATGACGGAAGTGCAGATCCAGAAGGTGTTCAAAAAGCACGGGCTGCTGAGACTGAACCCCGTGGGAGCCAAGTTCGACCCGTACGAGCACGAGGCGCTGTTCCACACGCCCGCCGAGGGCCGCGCGCCCGGCACCGTGGCGCTCGTCTCCAAGATCGGCTACAAGCTGCACGGGCGCACGCTGCGGCCCGCCCTGGTGGGCGTCGTCAAGGAGGCTTAG
- the TADA2B gene encoding transcriptional adapter 2-beta: protein MAELGKKYCVYCLAEVSPLRFRCTECADIELCPECFSAGAEIGPHRRWHGYQLVDGGRFTLWGAEAEGGWSSREEQLLLDAIEQFGFGNWEDMAAHVGASRTPQEVMEHYVSMYIHGNLGKACIPDTIPNRVTDHTCPSGGPLSPSLTTPLPPLDISVAEQQQLGYMPLRDDYEIEYDQDAETLISGLSVNYDDDDVEIELKRAHVDMYVRKLKERQRRKNIARDYNLVPAFLGKDKKDKEKAPKRKITKEEKELRLKLRPLYQFMSCKEFEDFFENMHKERILRAKIRELQRYRRNGITKMEESAEYEAARHKREKRKENKNIASSKRGKEEGKEGEFAAIENLPGFELLSDREKVLCSSLNLSPARYVTVKTIIIKDHLQKRQGIPSKSRLPSYLDKVLKKRILNFLTESGWISRDAS from the exons ATGGCGGAACTGGGGAAGAAGTACTGCGTGTACTGCCTGGCCGAGGTGAGCCCGCTGCGCTTCCGCTGCACCGAGTGCGCCGACATCGAGCTCTGCCCCGAGTGCTTCTCGGCGGGCGCCGAGATCGGCCCGCACCGCCGATGGCACGGCTACCAGCTGGTGGACGGCGGCCGCTTCACCCTCTGGGGCGCCGAGGCCGAGGGCGGCTGGAGCAGCCgcgaggagcagctgctgctggacgCCATCGAGCAGTTCGGCTTCGGCAACTGG GAGGACATGGCTGCTCACGTGGGAGCATCCCGAACGCCTCAGGAAGTGATGGAACACTACGTGAGCATGTACATCCACGGCAACCTGGGCAAAGCCTGCATCCCTGACACCATTCCCAACAGGGTGACGGACCACACGTGTCCCAGCGGCGGCCCGCTGTCGCCCAGCCTGACgacgccgctgccgccgctggaCATCTCGGTGgcggagcagcagcagctgggctacATGCCCCTGCGCGACGACTACGAGATCGAGTACGACCAGGACGCCGAGACGCTCATCAGCGGCCTCTCGGTCAACTACGACGACGACGACGTGGAGATCGAGCTCAAGAGGGCTCACGTGGACATGTACGTCCGCAAGCTCAAGGAGAGGCAGCGGCGCAAGAACATCGCGCGGGACTATAACTTGGTACCGGCCTTCCTGGGGAAGGATAAAAAAGACAAGGAGAAAGCTCCCAAACGGAAGATCACaaaagaggagaaggagctgaggctgaaacTGAGGCCTTTGTACCAGTTCATGTCTTGTAAGGAGTTTGAAGACTTCTTTGAGAACATGCACAAGGAGAGGATACTCCGAGCGAAGATTCGGGAGCTGCAGCGGTACCGACGGAACGGCATCACCAAAATGGAGGAGTCGGCAGAGTACGAGGCGGCCAGGCACAAACGggaaaagaggaaggagaaCAAGAACATAGCTAGTTCcaagagagggaaggaagagggtAAAGAAGGTGAATTTGCTGCCATTGAAAACCTGCCCGGCTTTGAACTCTTATCGGACAGGGAAAAggtgctctgcagctctctgaacTTGAGTCCTGCACGTTACGTGACTGTAAAAACTATCATCATTAAAGACCATCTCCAAAAAAGACAAGGAATTCCTTCAAAGAGTCGCCTTCCCAGTTACTTAGATAAGGTactgaagaaaaggattttaaacTTTCTGACAGAAAGTGGTTGGATATCCAGGGATGCTTCATGA
- the TBC1D14 gene encoding TBC1 domain family member 14 isoform X3 produces MEYEEKTGRAQRPLSPKQNVRKNLDFEPLSTTALILEDRPANLPAKPAEEAQKHRQQYEEMVVQAKKRELKEAQKRKKQLEERCKLEDSIGNAVLTWNNEILPNWETMCCSRKVRELWWQGIPPSVRGKVWSLAIGNELNITHELYDICLARAKEKWRSLSTGGAEVECEDAGFSAADREASLELIKLDISRTFPSLCIFQQGGPYHDTLHSILGAYTCYRPDVGYVQGMSFIAAVLILNLDTADAFIAFSNLLNKPCQMAFFRVDHGLMLTYFAAFEVFFEENLPKLFAHFKKNNLTPDIYLIDWIFTLYSKSLPLDLACRVWDVFCRDGEEFLFRTALGILKLFEDILTKMDFIHIAQFLTKLPEDLPSEEFFTSIAAIQMQSRNKKWAQILAALQKDNREMEKGSPSLKR; encoded by the exons gaatatgaagaaaaaactgGACGAGCTCAGAGACCACTCTCTCCCAAACAGAATGTGAGGAAGAATCTTGATTTTGAACCACTCTCCACTACAGCACTTATTTTAGAGGACCGACCAGC gaACCTTCCTGCAAAACCAGCAGAAGAAGCTCAGAAACACAGGCAACAGTATGAAGAAATGGTGgttcaagcaaaaaaaagag AGCTTAAAGAAGcccagaaaagaaagaaacaactgGAGGAACGCTGTAAACTGGAAGACAGCATTGGCAATGCTGTTTTAACTTGGAACAATGAAATTTTACCCAACTGGGAAACTAT GTGCTGTTCCCGTAAAGTCCGGGAGCTGTGGTGGCAGGGTATTCCACCGAGTGTGAGAGGCAAAGTCTGGAGCTTGGCAATTGGAAACGAGTTAAACATCACCCATG aaCTGTATGATATTTGCCTGGCTCGTGCCAAAGAGAAGTGGCGATCACTTAGTACAGGAGGGGCTGAAGTAGAATGTGAAG ATGCTGGGTTTTCTGCAGCTGACAGAGAAGCAAGCTTGGAGTTAATAAAACTGGATATCTCAAGAACGTTTCCTAGTCTCTGTATATTCCAACAA GGTGGTCCTTACCATGACACGTTGCACAGTATTTTAGGAGCCTATACTTGTTACAGACCTGATGTAGGCTAT GTGCAGGGCATGTCATTCATAGCAGCTGTATTGATCTTGAACTTGGACACTGCAGATGCCTTCATTGCTTTTTCCAACCTTTTAAATAAGCCCTGTCAGATGGCGTTTTTCCGTGTGGACCATGGCCTT ATGTTGACTTACTTTGCTGCATTTGAGGTATTCTTTGAAGAAAATCTGCCAAAGTTATTTGCCCACTTCAAAAAAAATAACTTAACTCCAGACATCTATCTAATTGATTG GATATTCACATTGTACAGCAAATCTTTGCCACTAGACTTGGCTTGTCGTGTCTGGGATGTGTTCTGCCGTGATGGAGAAGAGTTCTTATTCCGTACAGCGCTGGGAATACTAAAACTTTTTGAAGATATTTTGACCAAAATGGACTTCATTCATATAGCTCAGTTTTTAACGAAGCTACCAGAGGACTTGCCTTCGGAAGAATTCTTCACATCTATTGCTGCCATTCAGATGCAAAGTAGAAACAAAAAATGGGCTCAG ATactggctgctctgcagaaagaTAACCGGGAGATGGAAAAAGGAAGTCCTTCACTCAAACGTTAG